Below is a genomic region from Lineus longissimus chromosome 4, tnLinLong1.2, whole genome shotgun sequence.
TGATTGTCTCGTGTGGATTGGAAGTGTCAAAGGACAAAAATGCTTTTGCTAAAAGTCATAATTGTCATAATAATCATCACACCTCAAGTTATTCTGAGTCTATAATTCTTGAAGGAAGAGATTTTTTGGTCAATCATGGGAACTGGCTCCACCACAAATAGGACACATGTAGACGTGCATACTTTTAGAGCACAATGATCTCATTTCTTATGGattacaatgatgatgatggtgatggaaTTGCCCGAGTCACCACTACTCCTTGCTTCTCACATTCTTGTTAGAACAGAGAGGTTGCTGTATATTATTCCCCACATGAATTGACATGGCCCTAGAACCATTTCAAGTGGAATTTTGCAAACGAATCTATATCAAATTGATAAGTGATTCCCATTATCTGAAACCTATTATGGTTGTGTTGGTAGATCTCCAGACAATAATCAATATATTTAATAACAGGTACCTCACAGTGCCTGGTGGtacagcatgtacatgtatgtactttaGTCTCTACATTACACTTGAAGCAAAAAGCATTGCATTTGTATGCATTGACTATAGTATTATATTTGTAGGACTTCTACAGGGTGTAAACAAAAAGAAATCCTTTTCAGaattttacaaaaattacaTGCAGGTGTGTTGATATATAGTAAATGAAGTGCTTCTGTCACAAGTTTTAAAAACTGATAACTGATGCATTTGTTTGCAGAATATCTATGCCAGCCAGCATCTGAAGACCATGAGCGCTATTGCTAATATCGCTGCATCATTGCTGAAGGTGAGCATTATTTATGTCCTGAAAATATATCAATAATCTGGCACAGATTCTGCACAAAGCAGTTGTTGAGccgtggcggggggggggggggggttgcaaAAACCTCCTATGGCTAAATAGCTTGCCACAGGCCTACCCATTGAACAGGTGAAGCTATTCTGACAggttacatatatatatatatataccagTACAGTAGTCCAGGTGGTTGTAGAAGATGAATTTTAAATGCACATTTATAAATCGTATTTTTTGGTGATCTTTCAGAATCCCTCTCAAAATGCCATAGTTATAGGCGGTGCTGGAACATCAGGGAGATTGGCATTCTTGACCTCGGTAAGTATACAGTCTGAATCAACTTGAAAGTTCAAGTTGGTGCTCTGCCAAAGTTGTCATAAATGTCATACAGTAAAACAATTCTGGATTGATTTTAAGTGTGTAACATGTGCAGTTATGCACAGTACTGGTACTTTGCCTATTTGGTGGCACATGAAAAGCATCTTGTCCCATGTAACTAAAATGTATGGAGACCTTGATTTTTCTGGTCATACTTGGAAAAGTGAGGTTTACTTAGTCTATGATACCAGATAGGTCTGAACATTGAATTGATCCCCACACCCAGGGGGGCTCACTCCGAAAGAAGAGGGTATTGAATCATGCTTTTGACGGATTACATTTACATGACAATTTTAATTATTTCATCTCTCTTTACCTTGCAGCGGTCTTTTAATATTCTGTGTGAATCACTGAAGATGGGCAAGGCTTATGACTATGCCATAGCTGGTGGGGACAAGTAAGTAAAAGTCGTAATAAAGATGTGGTCAAGATATAGGCCCTGGCATGCATGTGGGATATATCAGGCAGCCTTGATCCCAACTTTGTGAAATGGCTGGCAATGCCTGATCTTTGTGGAATTGGTAGACCAGAATGGTCGAGCATGATATAAAAGCATTGGTTAGACTGAGAAATTTTCAACACAAATGAACAAATTCAGTTGTTTCCAAATGCTCTTGAAGACAAAGATACACACACTTAAAAATTCTTATCTATTTTTTTGTGCAGGAGTCTTATAGCCTCTGATGATTGCAGTGATGACTCAGAAGACAGTCCCCAGGAAGGTGCAGACAACTTGGAACAGCTCACATGGGGAAAGTCACGTGTTCTATACATTGGCCTGACCTGTGGCCTGTCTGCACCTTGGGTTGCGGGTCAGTTGGATCACTGTCTGAAGAACCTGGACAAATACATCCCTGTCCTGATGTGCTTCAATCCTGTAACGTTTGCCAGGTAAGGTCCGTTGCACCTTTCTCTTCAATGCTACTCAACTCAGGGAGAAGTTGGCTTAATTTTATCGAAGTGAAAAGGAATTTGAATTGAGCTCAGGAGTGAATAGATTAGGATGCATGTTCTTTGGTCCATTTTCCTGATCACagatgggtgatatgaataaagactagcaaatgcttttactccggttttgtacaggaaggcctagtgtaaatgtacacaatAGATTTTATGTGCAAATATTTTCCCTTCTTTCAGCGACACGATCATTGAAGGATGGACAAAGTCATTACAAGAAGGTGAGGCACAACCTCCCCCCAAATAAAACGTAACTGATATTATATGTGTGTTCATCACGTAAGCTTTGATTCCACTGCAGTGGGAACCACAGGCAAATGAAGGAAACTGTACGGTTTTCACAGGCGTTGGATTTATTTTGGTGCGAGTTATTGGCTCGGCAATTGTAACTGATCGCAAAGCCAGTGGAATGCCTTGAAACAGTGATGGTTTCCCACTGTAATGGAATGATTAGACCTAGAAAGTGTTATCGTTGGAGACTCGCTAATGCCTATGTTTCATTTTGTGGTCTTGGCTAAAACTATCCTTTAGTTCAGATAAAATCTCTCCTTTGCTGTCCAAAAAACTTCTAATGAGATGCTGCCAGAATTCTTGAATGATTAAAATCTACTCTGCCTATCTGTTGTGTTCTTTCCAAACCTTTGGCAAAATCAGACCAACTTCCGTCAATCTCTGTAACTTAAAATAGACTTGTTTCACTTTCTATAAAATGCATGCTTTTCAGTTGTCAGTTCCCTTGAGAATGTGACTTCCGATGGTCGAGGTTTTATCCTCAATCCAGTAATTGGGGTCAGTATTTTGCTAGAGGTGGCGCTGCTGTATAAAGGGGGAATTTGGTTATAACCTTGTCGTATTTGTGTATAGGAAGTTGTGTTCCCCTGATTTTTCCCCCCCGAGTTAGAATTAAATCATTACTTCTCATTATCACACTAcccatacatgtagtgtaaaaTTTACTGCATGTCCCTGTGTCTTGTCAAATTTGACATTAATCTCCTTTTGAATTCCTTTGCCCATTCCTTGTGTTTATATTAAAATCCCTGTACAAAGATTATACTGtgaacctggacatgttcatgTGTCCTTGACCCCTGGCTCCTGCCTCCaatactaatacatgtagcctcccatacatgtatgcaaattaAATACATTTTGGTGATTTTCTTAAAATAAACTaacttttgttttgcttttctTAATATAAACTTAGGTTTGTTTTGCTACTCTTAATATAAACTTACGTTTGTTTTGCTACTCTTGATATAAACTTACGTTTGTTTTGTGACTTGGTGTTCATTATCACATCTCATCATATTCAAACTTCAACATGATATCATATATTTAGAAATAAGCTGAAGTTTTGTGATATCTTCTTTTAAAATTCATTTTATAAATTGTActtttaattaaaaaaattcaagttaTGCAAATTGTGTATACAAATACTTGAAATGCCAGGTTTCAGCTTGCCGTAGTGCAGTATTGAGTAATGCATTCCTTCTGTTAACCTAAGTCACAAGAAAATGCAATGAGTACCTTTAACTCTATTCACCAAGCTAGCACTGGGAAGCCACTCAGTTGGAAATTGGCTTCATTCACTCTTCTGCCTCAATTCTACAAATATCTGTTGGGCTCCAACCATTCACCTTGTTCTGTCTAATCTTTCAGCCTGAACCAATCGCTGGCTCATCGCGGTTGAAAGGTGGAACTGCATCCAAGATTCTTCTCGACACTATCCTCATCAGAGCACATTACATCAAATCTAATGAGAGCAAGTAAGTTGAATTTCTAACTATCGGTAAGGGAATTATTTGGAGTTTCAGTTGCCTAATTTCTAAGTAAAGAAGTATTTGGAGCCAGTTGACTAATTTCTCAGCATAGGTGTCGGCCCTGTGCTCCACTAGAAGTACACGGGTGTAATAAGTTCCGGTAAGGTCATGTATACAAGATAAATTAAACCATAAAGTGCTTGAAAACCGCATTGTTTTAGAAGTAAGACTTGATGAGCTGAAAATATCCAGGATCTTGATTTCTTTTTCCAGTTTGGATGTATCGGAGACTGTGCGATCCTATGAACATCTGTGCAAGCTGACATACCAGAAATCTGCTGATATAGCTGCTCTTGGGGAGGCCTGTGCTAAAAGGTAGGCCTTCATATACTGTGAGGCCTGATATACTTTATGAAACAGATAAAGGACCGTTTTTGATTAGGGACCAGATGGCAGGAGACTATGGCCATGAACATTTTCAGTTAAGACTTGGTGACAAACAGGCCAATCTACCACATTTCTGACTGATTCATTTGGCTGATTCATTTGGCCTTCTCATTCTTTTCTTTCAGTCTGCGGTCAGGTGGTCATGTCTACTATATTGGTATGGGAAGTCTTGGTATCATGGGTATGATTGATGCTGCCGAGTGCCCATCGACGTTCTGCACGAACCCCGCCAATATTCGTAGCTTCATCGTCGGTGGATGGAGGTCATTAAAGAATAAAGAAGGAGACCTTTCAGGTCAGGTATGTTGAAAAAGCTGTCTTTTTGATCAGAATATTAGTTACCCAAAGAATGGAATGATAACTGTTGGGGTAAAGATTTACTCAAATTATCTTGCAATATGGCAACCGCCTTGACGTACATGTGGCGTCAATTTCTAGGGCGGAACAAAAGAATCACGAAGTCAGGAGGCCATTTTAGAAGCTGTGATGCAACCTAATTAGTTTCGGATGTGGGTTTGGTCACGAGTTGTGACCTAGCCCacatttattttcacaaaagaaTTAAGTCCACTTGTGCTTAGGGAAACTCAAATCATCACtaaatttgagaaatatatttCAAACATCATTCTGATGCATTAGTTTTATCACCTGGCCTGGCGGTGAGCACAACATTCAATGGCCTTTCAATTTACTATTCTCATCATTTTATCCCACTTTCAGGGTCCATTGTTCCAGATTTCGTACAATGATTTTAAAGACAAATACCTGGAGAATCTCACAAAAGATGATCTTGTCATTATTCTCTCTAAAGGTGAGCAAATTGAATGTGATATTATATATCATTGTCGTCATTTAAATTGCATCCCTTAAAGGGAGTCTATTGGCGGGAGGCAGATGTGTCAGGTTAAGTGACATGAAATCCCCAATAGATGTCTCTCCCATCTGACAATAAAATgaaactattcatgcttgtttgaggaatacatgtatatgtatatttgaTGCTGATTCAAACACGATCAAGTTCCCTGACTGTCCATAAAATGTCATTCCGAAATCTTCCGCTGGAGATTTTCAAAAAGAATGTTTGTCTTTTTCTAGATGGTGAAGTGAGAGGTATTGATAACATCCTGAGTTCTCCGGCCAACGTCGGCATGCTGAATATGATGTCACCAAGAGCTGAGGTACATGTCAGATAGAATTTCGAAACTTTAGTGATGCGCTTTGTTCTTAAATGTCCCCAAGGAGACTCTGAGAGGATGTTAAAGTGCTTTCAGCAATGCATGAAGTTTCTTAAGAAAGTACtgcataataataataatgagtcttttatatagcgcaattccgtgacactatagttctcgctcaaagcgctttgggatatcatattattaccccggtctccacagaaatcaatcaggggtttcaaggagcaaccccagaaggtgctcacttgaactcgaccagtaggggaactaagcagtgactcggccgggagtcgaacccacgacctcctgatcatgaggccgactctcttccactgcgctaccgctgcccctgcATGAAAGCCAAACATTTAAATGTTCTCTGTTAATGACATTCAAAGTAAATTTGTTA
It encodes:
- the LOC135486469 gene encoding glucokinase regulatory protein-like, which produces MEMVDVSRNQGLRKRSSTTTRNMENLPITERSNPITRSIDTEKGIGMVQRLHHCDQEIFEGWRQYPNIYASQHLKTMSAIANIAASLLKNPSQNAIVIGGAGTSGRLAFLTSRSFNILCESLKMGKAYDYAIAGGDKSLIASDDCSDDSEDSPQEGADNLEQLTWGKSRVLYIGLTCGLSAPWVAGQLDHCLKNLDKYIPVLMCFNPVTFASDTIIEGWTKSLQEVVSSLENVTSDGRGFILNPVIGPEPIAGSSRLKGGTASKILLDTILIRAHYIKSNESNLDVSETVRSYEHLCKLTYQKSADIAALGEACAKSLRSGGHVYYIGMGSLGIMGMIDAAECPSTFCTNPANIRSFIVGGWRSLKNKEGDLSGQGPLFQISYNDFKDKYLENLTKDDLVIILSKDGEVRGIDNILSSPANVGMLNMMSPRAEKIKLKVAARLCCSVEVRLHDSQLQTPNGKVLEKFFVEMQEAVVAKWVCNAATTSAHIQLAKVYKNYMISFKVSNMKLFHRARHLIKDISLCSEVDAKTHLLRAIYGSDDLEPNQEKAFISDHIHEAKNKDNVIPLALILAIAKCSVPDAMTKLRETSSLQTSIKDCLDGKNTKDAGNMIQLDDITTSVAS